In the genome of Phycisphaerales bacterium, one region contains:
- a CDS encoding agmatine deiminase family protein — protein MPLPAVTGERLVPTGYVRTPAEYEPNEGLLFSWVSTFDTVLTNIIVYTTTGNPGGHAWVLVPSAATQLTATNKLSAAGANMARVEFIIRSQNSVWIRDYGPRFIQQEGTRAIVDHTYNRPRPLDNGLPTYLAAAWGEMRYALPLVHGGGNFHLFSNGDAYLTGLILNENSGVSSNEVLTYFGDYEGLDVTIVEPFPSSVDATQHIDMWFLPIGDNRVIINEYAGADTYAPRRITNETANTLASHGYEVHRVPAWNSGNGGVGGTHYTYTNAIIINDQVLIPWYNDPRDAQALAVFEAALPDKTIRQIDCRQMINYAGALHCVVMHVPELILPAAPQVRITSPRPGDLLLGGETRVITWTAYDQNTVSHVDIWLSTDGGATFPYVVAEQLPDTGWFAWIVPRVAAEDCRLLIAAHDPLGNVGTNVTRRGFRIAPRTPEQVYAFWLDMDPGWARTGQWQFGTPLGQGGSSNGFPDPTSGFSGNKVFGVNLAGDYATTPGGPYYLTTEPLDLRGIINPTLRFQRWLNTDQRPYVEATVELSIDYTNWTILWSNGTSAVTANQWASVTYALPDWAAQQPTVYLRWSYRVNSSAWAFSGWNIDDIEVWGIPAMTPFRCHGDMNCDGFVTFADIGLFIAALKAGGPGNWPAPDPPNGICPYENGDFTGDEQVTFADISGFIAALKIADPVPCVTTP, from the coding sequence TTGCCGCTTCCGGCGGTAACCGGCGAACGACTCGTTCCGACGGGCTATGTTCGCACCCCGGCCGAATACGAGCCCAACGAGGGGCTCTTGTTCAGTTGGGTCTCCACCTTCGACACCGTACTCACGAACATCATCGTCTATACCACCACCGGTAACCCCGGCGGACACGCCTGGGTCCTCGTACCCAGTGCGGCCACGCAACTCACGGCGACGAACAAACTCAGCGCGGCCGGCGCGAACATGGCGCGCGTCGAGTTCATCATCCGCAGTCAGAACAGCGTGTGGATTCGGGACTATGGCCCCCGTTTCATCCAACAGGAAGGCACGCGCGCCATCGTGGACCACACCTACAATCGCCCTCGCCCGCTGGACAACGGCCTTCCCACGTACCTTGCAGCCGCCTGGGGCGAAATGCGCTACGCACTACCCCTCGTGCACGGCGGCGGCAACTTCCATCTCTTTTCGAATGGGGACGCTTACCTCACTGGTCTTATTCTCAACGAAAACAGCGGCGTTAGCTCGAACGAAGTGCTCACCTACTTTGGCGACTACGAAGGACTGGATGTCACCATCGTAGAGCCCTTCCCCAGCAGCGTGGACGCCACGCAGCACATCGACATGTGGTTCCTGCCGATCGGTGACAATCGTGTCATCATCAATGAGTATGCCGGCGCGGATACCTACGCACCGCGCCGCATCACGAACGAAACTGCGAACACACTCGCGAGCCACGGCTACGAGGTTCACCGCGTCCCCGCGTGGAACAGCGGCAACGGCGGTGTCGGCGGCACGCACTACACCTACACCAATGCCATCATCATCAATGACCAGGTGCTGATTCCCTGGTACAACGATCCGCGCGACGCCCAGGCCCTCGCCGTTTTCGAGGCCGCCCTGCCCGACAAGACCATCCGACAGATCGACTGTCGGCAGATGATCAACTATGCGGGTGCGTTGCATTGCGTCGTCATGCACGTGCCCGAGCTGATACTGCCCGCGGCACCCCAGGTGCGGATAACTTCCCCGCGCCCCGGCGATCTCCTTCTCGGTGGCGAGACCCGCGTCATCACATGGACCGCCTACGACCAGAACACCGTCAGCCACGTGGACATCTGGCTTTCCACCGACGGCGGCGCGACGTTCCCTTACGTGGTGGCCGAGCAACTCCCCGATACCGGTTGGTTTGCCTGGATTGTGCCCAGGGTTGCGGCTGAGGATTGCCGACTGCTGATCGCGGCGCATGATCCCCTCGGAAATGTGGGTACGAACGTCACCCGTCGGGGCTTCCGCATCGCACCACGTACTCCTGAACAGGTGTACGCCTTCTGGCTCGACATGGATCCGGGCTGGGCCCGCACCGGGCAGTGGCAGTTCGGCACGCCGCTGGGCCAGGGTGGCAGCTCGAATGGTTTCCCTGATCCGACTTCCGGTTTCAGTGGCAATAAGGTCTTTGGCGTCAACCTCGCTGGCGACTATGCAACAACTCCCGGCGGGCCTTATTACCTTACGACCGAGCCACTCGACCTGCGCGGCATCATCAACCCAACCCTCCGCTTCCAGCGCTGGCTCAACACCGACCAGCGGCCCTACGTGGAAGCGACGGTCGAACTCTCCATCGACTATACGAACTGGACCATCCTCTGGTCGAACGGCACTTCCGCGGTGACCGCTAATCAGTGGGCGAGCGTCACCTATGCCCTGCCCGACTGGGCCGCCCAGCAGCCCACCGTCTATCTCCGCTGGAGCTACCGCGTGAACTCCAGCGCCTGGGCCTTCAGCGGTTGGAATATCGATGACATCGAGGTGTGGGGGATTCCGGCCATGACGCCCTTCCGCTGCCATGGCGACATGAACTGCGACGGTTTCGTGACCTTTGCCGACATCGGTCTCTTCATTGCCGCGCTCAAGGCCGGCGGCCCAGGCAACTGGCCCGCCCCCGATCCACCCAACGGCATTTGCCCCTATGAGAACGGTGACTTCACCGGCGACGAACAGGTCACATTCGCCGACATTTCCGGTTTCATTGCCGCGCTCAAGATCGCTGACCCGGTGCCCTGCGTGACGACACCTTGA
- a CDS encoding 50S ribosome-binding GTPase encodes MHYSSTADTIVAVSSGWTPAPLGIVRLSGPESHALALGLGAAPPKALSPAPAWSHACLGPIPDVPDVVWPATVYWFRAPRSYTAQDIVELHMPGALPLLRVVADTLLARGARRALPGEFTARAFLAGRIDPGTVEAVLALLQARQDGDLLRASRLLGLRAATDHEALRARVLALLARIEAGIDFSDEDDVQFITPVDLQSELAVLRQMVGAARNKTECGVQTRPHVALVGRPNAGKSTLFNALLGTQRAMVSPVLGTTRDVLASTVEFAGIQAILQDCAGLGDTTDALELATHRATERTAAQADLVIWVHALDTTWTTAEHTLLERLPPTRRLMVFSKGDLIPASAPPPPDVPVPEVIVSAESGRGLSELRAAVAARLARSAGGESTAGTVPWPAVESALERAIALVPPSAIEVPSLELVALELRIVAEWLSDSQSPPTDEAVLDRIYSQFCLGK; translated from the coding sequence ATGCACTATTCATCCACCGCCGATACGATCGTGGCGGTCTCCTCCGGCTGGACGCCGGCGCCACTTGGTATCGTTCGCCTAAGCGGGCCCGAAAGCCACGCACTCGCGCTCGGGCTTGGTGCCGCGCCGCCCAAAGCGCTGTCGCCGGCGCCGGCGTGGTCGCATGCATGTCTCGGCCCCATCCCGGATGTTCCCGACGTGGTGTGGCCCGCTACCGTCTACTGGTTTCGAGCCCCACGCAGCTATACAGCGCAAGATATCGTCGAGTTACACATGCCCGGTGCGCTGCCACTGCTCCGCGTGGTTGCCGACACACTGCTTGCACGAGGGGCACGCCGTGCCCTCCCCGGGGAGTTCACCGCACGGGCATTTCTCGCCGGCCGAATCGACCCCGGCACGGTCGAAGCCGTTCTGGCATTACTCCAAGCCCGGCAGGACGGTGATCTTCTGCGCGCCTCCCGTTTGCTCGGCCTGCGGGCGGCCACCGATCACGAAGCACTCCGTGCCCGTGTCCTCGCGCTACTGGCACGGATCGAAGCCGGCATTGATTTCTCCGACGAGGACGATGTGCAGTTCATCACGCCGGTCGATCTGCAATCGGAACTCGCTGTGCTACGGCAAATGGTCGGGGCTGCCCGAAATAAGACCGAGTGTGGTGTGCAGACGCGCCCACACGTCGCGTTGGTCGGAAGACCGAACGCCGGCAAAAGCACGCTCTTCAACGCGCTACTGGGCACCCAGCGGGCCATGGTCTCCCCCGTCCTCGGTACTACGCGTGACGTGCTTGCGAGCACGGTCGAGTTCGCGGGGATACAAGCGATCTTACAGGACTGTGCCGGTCTGGGGGACACCACCGATGCGCTCGAGCTGGCCACACATCGCGCCACGGAGCGGACTGCCGCACAGGCCGACCTCGTCATCTGGGTCCACGCGCTCGACACTACGTGGACGACAGCCGAGCACACCCTGCTGGAACGCCTGCCCCCCACACGCCGGCTCATGGTGTTCAGCAAAGGAGACCTGATCCCCGCATCTGCTCCTCCCCCCCCCGACGTACCAGTTCCTGAAGTCATCGTGTCGGCCGAGTCCGGTAGAGGTCTGTCCGAATTGCGAGCAGCGGTTGCAGCACGACTCGCCCGGAGTGCCGGCGGGGAGTCTACGGCGGGGACGGTGCCCTGGCCCGCAGTGGAAAGTGCCCTGGAACGTGCGATCGCCTTGGTGCCACCCAGCGCAATCGAGGTTCCGTCGCTGGAGTTGGTTGCCTTGGAATTGCGGATTGTGGCTGAATGGTTATCAGACTCTCAATCGCCACCCACCGATGAAGCGGTCCTCGACCGCATTTACTCCCAATTCTGTCTCGGTAAATAG
- a CDS encoding VacB/RNase II family 3'-5' exoribonuclease — MARTLAVGEEDYPDFRAFIAGLLEEGVLLLGAGRTLRIPEESGTKIGTFRSGRNGIGFIEQPGEPRWFVARHQRAGARDGDRVAFRPRRVRPRDDRGPAAEVVKIIERAPLHWIGLVERVAGSLVVLPLERHLRDELPVRPRRVVGGSYTEEAGPWVEIVPVDGQHPAEVGELVMVEISEQTLRSGRLRGTIREVLGSSEQASSWVLAAIRRFDLPERFPPGVQQAAKRAATRFDPADLSDREDLSKLLTITIDPPDARDFDDAISLESLAEGHVRLGVHIADVAHFVPVGGPLDREARGRGTSVYFPGRVVPMLPEGLSNGVCSLQPGVVRYTRSVFVTYDRGAHVVATRFAKSAICSAARLTYEEASAVLAGEPTTLPSAIRTLLSRAEALARRIHQRRIADGMLVLALPETDIVIERDRVAAVRPADTSFSHTLIEMFMVEANEAVSRALRAADLPHLRRVHPPPDDTSGETLQQLAPLLGTRIPTHISRTTLRKLLDEVRGRPGATAVNLLLLRMLSQAYYGPETTGHFALASDDYCHFTSPIRRYPDLTVHRLFDLLLRRKPAGKRKRSPAAALSDAELAELGSETSRAERKAQQAEREARQALQLLALRPQVGSTLAGIVSGAVPNGVFVQLQPTLADAFLPRGEFGPDDWWYDRRTATFTAARGGRVIHLGLPVQVQLAEVDMRRQEARLAAVPGVVLGVATVGRSPQPGAPARRSKRK, encoded by the coding sequence TTGGCCCGGACCCTCGCCGTGGGCGAGGAGGACTATCCGGATTTCCGCGCTTTCATAGCGGGTCTCCTGGAGGAGGGGGTGCTGCTGCTCGGTGCCGGTCGTACCCTGCGCATCCCCGAAGAATCTGGAACGAAGATTGGTACATTCCGCTCTGGTCGGAACGGTATCGGCTTCATCGAGCAACCGGGCGAACCGCGCTGGTTCGTGGCGCGTCACCAGCGCGCTGGGGCTCGCGACGGAGACCGGGTGGCGTTTCGGCCACGTCGCGTGCGCCCGAGAGATGACCGCGGTCCTGCGGCCGAAGTGGTCAAAATCATCGAGCGTGCTCCGCTGCACTGGATCGGACTGGTCGAGCGGGTCGCCGGGTCACTGGTAGTCCTGCCACTGGAGCGGCACCTGCGCGACGAACTGCCAGTGCGGCCGCGGCGGGTGGTTGGGGGCAGTTACACCGAAGAGGCGGGTCCGTGGGTTGAGATCGTTCCAGTCGACGGTCAACATCCCGCGGAGGTCGGCGAACTGGTCATGGTGGAGATTTCGGAGCAGACGTTGCGCAGCGGGCGGTTGCGTGGCACGATCCGCGAGGTGCTGGGCAGTAGCGAACAGGCGAGCAGTTGGGTGCTCGCAGCCATCCGGCGCTTCGACTTGCCCGAACGCTTTCCGCCCGGTGTACAACAAGCCGCCAAGCGGGCCGCGACCCGATTCGACCCTGCCGATCTCAGCGACCGCGAAGACCTGAGCAAGCTCCTGACGATCACGATTGATCCGCCGGACGCGCGTGATTTCGACGACGCAATCAGCTTGGAGTCCCTCGCGGAAGGGCACGTGCGGCTGGGTGTGCACATCGCCGATGTTGCCCATTTCGTGCCTGTCGGCGGTCCCCTTGACCGAGAGGCGCGCGGGCGCGGCACGAGCGTTTACTTTCCAGGGCGGGTTGTGCCGATGCTGCCCGAGGGGCTCTCGAACGGTGTGTGCAGTCTGCAACCAGGCGTGGTGCGGTATACCCGCAGCGTCTTTGTCACGTACGATCGCGGTGCCCACGTGGTGGCGACCCGCTTCGCGAAGAGCGCGATCTGCTCGGCGGCACGGCTGACGTATGAAGAGGCCTCGGCGGTGCTCGCGGGTGAGCCCACAACATTGCCGTCGGCCATTCGTACTCTCCTGAGCCGGGCGGAGGCGCTGGCGCGCCGCATCCACCAGCGCCGCATAGCCGACGGCATGCTGGTGCTCGCCTTGCCGGAGACGGACATCGTGATCGAGCGGGATCGTGTGGCGGCAGTGCGTCCGGCGGATACCAGCTTCTCGCACACGCTGATCGAGATGTTCATGGTAGAGGCGAATGAGGCGGTCTCGCGTGCGCTGCGCGCCGCGGACCTCCCACATCTCCGACGGGTGCATCCGCCCCCGGATGACACTTCGGGCGAGACGCTTCAGCAACTCGCACCGCTCCTGGGTACGCGGATACCGACGCACATTTCACGCACCACGCTTCGCAAACTGCTCGATGAGGTGCGCGGCCGCCCCGGCGCCACAGCCGTGAACCTGTTGCTGTTGCGCATGCTTTCGCAAGCGTACTACGGGCCCGAGACGACCGGGCATTTTGCCCTCGCCAGCGACGATTACTGCCACTTCACATCGCCGATCCGTCGTTATCCTGACTTGACCGTTCACCGCCTCTTCGACCTGTTGCTCCGACGCAAGCCGGCAGGAAAGAGGAAGCGCTCGCCGGCGGCGGCCCTAAGTGATGCGGAACTGGCGGAGTTGGGATCAGAGACCAGCCGGGCGGAACGCAAGGCCCAGCAAGCCGAGCGCGAAGCACGTCAGGCGCTGCAACTCCTGGCGCTGCGGCCGCAGGTGGGTAGCACACTCGCTGGTATCGTGAGCGGCGCGGTGCCGAATGGGGTCTTCGTGCAACTTCAACCTACACTCGCAGACGCATTTCTGCCGCGCGGGGAGTTCGGACCGGACGATTGGTGGTATGACCGGCGAACGGCCACCTTTACCGCGGCGCGCGGGGGCCGCGTCATTCACCTGGGACTACCGGTGCAGGTGCAGCTTGCTGAGGTCGATATGCGTCGGCAGGAAGCCCGCCTGGCAGCAGTCCCAGGGGTTGTATTGGGAGTTGCGACTGTTGGGCGGTCACCACAGCCGGGCGCTCCTGCGCGTCGGAGCAAGCGGAAGTAA
- a CDS encoding amino acid-binding protein yields the protein MKAVTNGTTKTDTQFSVFLANKPKILAQVCQQLADDKVNILALSMMDASEHGVLRIVVADPVRARQSLASLNVPTTETVVITATLPNRPGAMADVVERLSTANVAVNYAYCTTGAPGGQSLGIFRVSDLKKAMKVLEERKPQRKKETTARKVNRPTR from the coding sequence ATGAAGGCGGTTACCAACGGGACGACGAAGACAGACACGCAGTTTTCCGTGTTCCTCGCCAACAAGCCCAAGATTCTGGCGCAGGTATGCCAACAACTCGCGGATGACAAGGTCAACATCCTCGCCCTGAGCATGATGGATGCGAGCGAGCACGGTGTGCTCCGCATTGTCGTCGCGGACCCGGTCCGTGCTCGGCAGAGTCTCGCGTCACTGAACGTTCCCACAACCGAGACTGTCGTCATCACAGCCACTTTGCCGAACCGCCCCGGTGCCATGGCGGACGTCGTCGAGCGTCTCTCGACCGCTAACGTCGCTGTGAACTATGCCTATTGCACAACCGGCGCTCCCGGTGGCCAGTCGCTGGGCATCTTCCGCGTCTCTGATCTCAAGAAGGCCATGAAGGTCCTGGAGGAGCGCAAGCCACAGCGAAAAAAAGAAACCACCGCGCGGAAGGTCAACCGCCCGACGCGTTAA
- a CDS encoding DUF2752 domain-containing protein, with translation MQESHAAARPSDLPPLAPTPPATVRLWSAGVLLVCLALLGIAVWLQPDARGYGTHEQLGAARCGSFKLTGYPCPTCGMTTAYAYTVRGQLIAAFWAQPAGLLMALGTIMLALTSAGAILRGRWPEPRWLWYFTPYRLLLAFLVFFVAGWAFKIIVGVLRGDFPVPAE, from the coding sequence GTGCAGGAGTCGCACGCAGCGGCCCGGCCGTCGGACCTGCCACCTCTGGCACCGACGCCACCGGCAACCGTACGGCTGTGGTCCGCCGGGGTCCTGCTCGTTTGCCTGGCACTGCTCGGCATCGCCGTGTGGCTGCAACCCGATGCACGTGGCTATGGTACACACGAACAACTCGGGGCCGCCCGCTGCGGATCTTTCAAGCTCACCGGTTACCCCTGCCCGACCTGCGGCATGACGACCGCGTATGCCTACACTGTTCGCGGGCAGTTGATTGCTGCTTTTTGGGCACAGCCGGCCGGCCTCCTCATGGCGCTCGGTACCATCATGCTGGCACTCACATCCGCTGGGGCGATCCTGCGTGGCCGGTGGCCGGAGCCGCGCTGGCTGTGGTACTTCACACCGTATCGCCTGCTGCTGGCCTTTCTCGTGTTCTTCGTGGCCGGCTGGGCATTCAAAATCATTGTCGGCGTGCTACGGGGCGATTTCCCTGTTCCTGCGGAGTAA
- a CDS encoding tetratricopeptide repeat protein, producing MQVPARCRRDILAAMRVLFLVLGLALFMLAIFAWSTWRGLQPEGLHAQPPATPKLRSQEGGAGGVDSEPQAPAEVGLEVASSEAPWPPEPIAAPESELPAAQEGFGPVVWARDEASELRRRLRDARAALQSDPFSAGALRELANASAAAGHWSVAVQALERLRYVLPEDDEVRFDLGAALVRSKRWLAATEVFDELTTRRPQDARVWFNLAIARQEVGHLQAARAAWDATIQLAPTAEALARRGELLSDLGLWEQAVADFEAVLAREPATVEAELNLAHALAESGAVEAAYTRLREICADYPQLELAWRRMLRMGLRLWGACAKGSDRCDRLGSELRVACQRLLVLAPDDTEATCVLAELDAER from the coding sequence ATGCAGGTGCCAGCCCGTTGCCGCCGCGATATCCTTGCAGCCATGCGGGTGCTCTTTCTCGTGCTCGGTCTCGCGCTGTTCATGCTGGCAATCTTTGCGTGGTCAACCTGGCGCGGCCTGCAGCCCGAAGGATTACACGCCCAACCGCCAGCCACCCCCAAGCTTCGTTCGCAGGAGGGGGGGGCGGGGGGCGTAGACTCCGAGCCGCAGGCCCCTGCGGAAGTCGGCCTGGAGGTTGCTTCCTCTGAGGCCCCGTGGCCGCCTGAGCCGATCGCAGCCCCAGAAAGTGAACTTCCTGCTGCGCAGGAAGGTTTCGGGCCGGTGGTATGGGCCCGCGATGAGGCCTCCGAGCTGCGCCGTCGCCTGCGTGATGCCCGCGCGGCGCTCCAGTCGGACCCGTTCAGTGCAGGGGCGCTGCGTGAACTTGCGAACGCGAGTGCGGCGGCCGGGCATTGGAGCGTCGCGGTACAGGCCCTGGAGCGCCTTCGGTACGTATTGCCCGAAGATGACGAGGTACGATTTGATCTTGGAGCGGCTCTGGTGCGGAGCAAGCGTTGGCTGGCGGCTACAGAAGTATTCGATGAGCTGACCACCCGGCGCCCACAGGATGCCAGGGTGTGGTTCAACTTGGCGATCGCGCGGCAGGAGGTCGGACACTTGCAAGCCGCGCGTGCCGCATGGGATGCGACCATTCAGCTTGCACCTACGGCGGAGGCGTTGGCTCGCCGCGGGGAACTGTTGAGTGACCTGGGTTTGTGGGAACAGGCGGTGGCCGATTTTGAGGCGGTGTTAGCCCGGGAGCCGGCTACGGTCGAGGCCGAACTGAACCTGGCTCATGCGCTTGCGGAGAGTGGCGCGGTAGAGGCGGCTTATACCCGGCTGCGTGAGATTTGCGCAGACTATCCCCAGCTTGAGCTCGCGTGGCGGCGCATGCTGCGCATGGGCCTACGGCTCTGGGGTGCGTGCGCAAAGGGGAGCGACCGGTGCGACCGGTTGGGTAGCGAACTGCGGGTGGCTTGCCAGCGGTTGCTCGTGTTGGCACCGGATGACACCGAGGCGACATGTGTCCTGGCAGAACTGGATGCGGAACGCTGA
- a CDS encoding SPFH domain-containing protein has protein sequence MTQEHEFRTFSGWPILLLMIASTLLVGYGYYYFGRALSEHTLDTFMHPAYGMVANIFCSLILLLLWCGFFTLQPNEAAVLLLFGAYKGTVRQPGFHYANPLMTKQKLSLRTRNFNTERLKVNDQRGNPTEIAAVVVWRVHNTAQATFDVDDYKDYVHIQSESALRHLASRYPYDSGAENELSLRGSMDEVSGDLQRELQERLDKAGVVVEEARLSHLAYAPEIAGAMLRRQQAEAIVAARLRIVEGAVGMVETALEQLEKKRTVQLDDERKAAMVSNLLVVLCGEQAAQPVVNTGTLYS, from the coding sequence ATGACGCAGGAACACGAATTTCGCACGTTCAGTGGTTGGCCCATTCTGCTACTGATGATCGCGTCTACTCTACTGGTGGGATACGGCTACTACTACTTCGGGCGGGCGTTGAGCGAACACACCCTCGACACGTTCATGCATCCGGCCTACGGCATGGTCGCCAATATCTTCTGCTCTCTCATCCTGTTACTGCTCTGGTGCGGCTTCTTCACCCTCCAGCCCAACGAGGCCGCCGTGCTGCTGCTGTTCGGTGCCTACAAGGGCACCGTCCGGCAGCCCGGGTTCCACTACGCCAATCCGCTTATGACCAAGCAGAAGCTCTCGCTCCGTACTCGCAACTTCAACACCGAACGCCTCAAGGTCAACGATCAGCGCGGCAACCCGACGGAGATCGCAGCCGTGGTGGTATGGCGTGTACACAACACGGCACAAGCCACCTTCGATGTGGATGATTACAAGGACTACGTCCACATCCAGAGCGAATCGGCCTTGCGTCACCTCGCCAGCCGCTACCCCTACGACAGCGGGGCAGAGAACGAACTGTCGTTACGGGGCAGTATGGACGAAGTGTCAGGCGACTTGCAGCGTGAATTGCAGGAGCGTCTCGACAAGGCCGGAGTGGTGGTGGAGGAAGCCCGGTTGAGCCACCTCGCCTATGCCCCCGAAATCGCCGGTGCGATGCTGCGACGCCAGCAAGCGGAGGCGATCGTGGCAGCCCGCCTGCGTATCGTCGAGGGGGCCGTCGGCATGGTTGAGACGGCCCTCGAGCAGCTTGAGAAGAAGCGTACCGTGCAACTCGACGATGAGCGCAAGGCCGCCATGGTCAGCAACCTTCTGGTCGTGCTGTGCGGCGAGCAGGCCGCCCAGCCGGTCGTCAACACCGGCACTTTGTACAGCTAG
- a CDS encoding Arc family DNA binding domain-containing protein, which yields MADKKKALLLRIPADLADALQRWAADDLRSVNAQIEYLLREAVRRRGQRLEQDPPKRPTLDS from the coding sequence ATGGCCGACAAGAAGAAAGCTCTCTTGCTGCGGATTCCCGCCGATCTCGCCGACGCACTGCAGCGCTGGGCTGCCGACGATCTGCGCAGCGTCAATGCCCAGATCGAATACCTCTTGCGAGAGGCGGTCCGGCGACGCGGACAGCGGCTGGAACAGGATCCCCCCAAGCGTCCCACCCTAGATTCCTAA
- a CDS encoding ABC transporter ATP-binding protein, whose protein sequence is MVHLDNVVKVYRPAIGVEVPALRGVSFSFQRGEYAAIVGPSGSGKSTLLNILGCLDRPTSGTYWLDGRDVSQMDDDALSDVRGQRIGFIFQSFNLITTQTVLENLETPLFYQGRPPRERRDLALALLDKVGLADRIHHRPHELSGGQQQRVAIARSLVNDPAIVLADEPTGNLDSRTGQIILSMLDELHAEGRTIIIVTHDLHVAERCQRIVEIRDGLISLRK, encoded by the coding sequence ATCGTCCACCTGGACAACGTCGTGAAAGTGTACCGTCCCGCCATTGGGGTCGAGGTCCCCGCACTCCGGGGAGTCTCGTTCTCCTTTCAACGCGGGGAGTACGCGGCCATCGTGGGGCCGTCGGGGAGCGGCAAATCTACGCTCCTGAACATCCTGGGTTGTCTCGACCGGCCGACTTCGGGGACCTACTGGCTCGACGGGCGTGATGTCTCGCAGATGGACGACGATGCGCTCTCGGACGTGCGGGGGCAGCGGATCGGGTTCATCTTTCAGAGCTTCAACCTGATCACGACACAGACGGTGCTGGAGAATCTGGAGACGCCACTGTTCTACCAGGGGCGCCCGCCACGAGAGCGCCGCGATCTGGCGCTCGCCCTGCTCGACAAGGTGGGTCTCGCCGATCGCATTCATCACCGTCCGCATGAGCTGTCGGGCGGGCAGCAGCAGCGCGTGGCGATCGCTCGGTCGCTCGTGAACGACCCGGCTATCGTGCTGGCGGATGAGCCGACCGGGAACCTCGACAGCCGCACGGGACAGATCATCCTTTCCATGCTCGATGAACTGCACGCCGAGGGGCGGACCATCATCATCGTGACACACGACCTCCATGTGGCCGAGCGGTGTCAGCGAATTGTCGAGATTCGGGACGGGCTGATTTCGCTGCGAAAATAG
- the prfA gene encoding peptide chain release factor 1, with protein MSVKQVQEPAWLKRVEELVARSDEISAEMNTPAVAAHGAMMTRLAREHGELEKIARHFREYRRTTEQLNESLELMADESEPELRQLAEAEIPGLEAKRERLLKTMQERLVTGNEAAISSIILEIRAGTGGDEAALFAGDLFGMYTAYAQRQGYKVEVLSLSEGEQGGLREAILNITGEEVYLHYRFEAGGHRVQRVPKTEAQGRIHTSAATVAVLPEPEEIQVEINWEKDVIEHVSRAGGPGGQNVNKVSSAIKLEHVPTGITVSMRDDKSQHKNRAKARRIMLSRVYEHFQSQQQSKLASERKTMVGSGDRSERIRTYNFPQNRCTDHRINKDVYDLERILVAGELDEFLRDLHDRDLRLRLEAL; from the coding sequence ATGTCCGTCAAGCAGGTGCAGGAGCCCGCATGGCTCAAGCGCGTTGAAGAACTCGTGGCACGCAGCGATGAAATTTCCGCTGAGATGAACACCCCGGCAGTCGCCGCCCATGGTGCCATGATGACGCGCCTCGCCCGCGAGCACGGCGAGCTTGAGAAGATTGCCCGGCATTTCCGCGAGTATCGCCGTACGACCGAGCAGCTGAACGAATCACTCGAGCTCATGGCCGACGAGTCCGAACCCGAGCTGCGCCAGCTTGCCGAAGCCGAAATTCCCGGGCTCGAGGCGAAGCGCGAGCGGCTCCTGAAAACCATGCAGGAGCGCCTTGTCACCGGCAACGAAGCCGCGATCAGCTCCATCATCCTTGAGATCCGCGCCGGCACCGGGGGCGATGAAGCCGCGCTCTTCGCGGGGGATCTGTTCGGCATGTATACCGCCTATGCGCAGCGCCAAGGTTACAAGGTGGAAGTCCTTTCGCTCAGCGAAGGCGAACAGGGCGGTCTCCGCGAAGCCATCCTCAACATCACCGGAGAAGAAGTTTACCTGCACTACCGCTTCGAGGCCGGTGGGCACCGGGTACAGCGCGTCCCCAAGACCGAGGCCCAGGGCCGCATCCACACTTCCGCCGCCACCGTCGCCGTCCTCCCCGAACCCGAGGAAATCCAGGTCGAGATCAACTGGGAAAAAGACGTCATCGAACACGTCAGCCGTGCGGGTGGCCCCGGCGGCCAGAACGTCAACAAGGTTTCCAGCGCCATCAAACTGGAGCATGTTCCGACCGGCATCACCGTCTCCATGCGGGACGACAAGAGCCAGCACAAGAACCGCGCTAAAGCGCGCCGCATCATGCTCTCGCGCGTCTACGAGCACTTTCAGTCGCAGCAGCAGAGCAAGCTCGCCAGCGAACGCAAGACGATGGTCGGCTCCGGCGACCGCAGCGAACGCATCCGGACCTACAACTTCCCGCAGAACCGCTGCACCGATCACCGCATCAACAAGGACGTCTACGATCTTGAGCGTATCCTGGTCGCCGGCGAGCTCGATGAATTCCTGCGCGACCTGCATGACCGCGACTTGCGGCTGCGACTCGAAGCCCTCTGA